The segment CCACGGCTTATCTGGCTCATATTAATCACTCCCTAAGAATTCCTCTCTCTCAATGTTCGATATCGCGGCCAGCACGTGACTCTCTCTTATGATATCCCTCACGGATATAACGCCCTTTAGTTTACCATACTTATCAACAACGATTAAATGACGAAGGTTCCTTTCAGCCATCTTCTTGACCGCGTTATAGATAGTCTCATCCTCCCCTATCACGACTAAGTTCTTCATAGTTCCAAACTCCTCTACTGGCTGGTTAACGTCTATTCCCCTCGCTATTCCTCTTATGATATCCCTCTCTGTTATTATGCCAGCCAACTCTCCTTTATGAGTTATAACGACTGATCCTATATTGTGCGAAGCCATGACCTCAATAGCCTTAACTGTAGGCGTTCCCTTCTCTAAGGTAAAGAGATTTTTACTTATCAGATTCTTTACAATACTTGTCATATTTGATATAATACATTTCGATTATAATAAAAGTTATGCCAGCTCCTTATCTAACCTTTCATAATAATCATAATTAATTACCTCATATTGTTCCTTTCTCGTCATCATCTTGTCCATTAGGTTTTTCTGCGTCCCTTCCTTCATAAGTACCTTAAGGGCATCCTCCATAGCCCTTGCCGCGACTCTAAATATCGTTACTGGAAATATGACGTAAGTGTAGCCCATGTTCCTAAACTCTTCCGCTGTAATCAAGGGTGTTTTCCCAAACTCTGTCATATTAGCTAGGAGCGGAGCGTGAACCTCTTTCGCGAACTCCCTAAACTCCTCCTCGCTCTGTAACGCTTCGGGAAATATTATGTCCGCCCCAGCCTCTAGATAAGCTTTAGCCCTCTCTATGCTATCTCGAAGACCTAAGATTGCTCTAGAGTCTACTCTCGCTATTATTTTGGCTTTCTTCCTTGCTCTCACCGCAGCCCTAATTTTGGACACCATTTCCTTATCAGATATCACTTCTTTACCTTCCAAATGACCGCACTTCTTAGGCATCCTTTGGTCCTCGATTTGTATCGCGTCGGCCCCAGCTCTCTCCAACAAGGAGACTGTCCTGTAAACGTTTATGGCCTCTCCGAAACCTGTGTCCGCATCTACTATCATCGGTATTGAAGTCACCTCCCTTATTCTCCTGACCATGTCCACTAGTTCCATTAGATCTATTATTCCTATGTCAGGTAACCCTAATGATGAGGTTAAAGCTCCTCCTGATAGGTAGATTGCCTTAAAACCAACTCTCTCTGCAAGTAGGGCAGTGAACGGGTTGAATACGCCTGGTATGATCATGAACTCCTTACCAAGAGACAACGTTTTTCACCTCAAGGTTTTCGAGGTTCCAGACCCT is part of the Metallosphaera cuprina Ar-4 genome and harbors:
- a CDS encoding CBS domain-containing protein, translating into MTSIVKNLISKNLFTLEKGTPTVKAIEVMASHNIGSVVITHKGELAGIITERDIIRGIARGIDVNQPVEEFGTMKNLVVIGEDETIYNAVKKMAERNLRHLIVVDKYGKLKGVISVRDIIRESHVLAAISNIEREEFLGSD
- the prpB gene encoding methylisocitrate lyase: MIIPGVFNPFTALLAERVGFKAIYLSGGALTSSLGLPDIGIIDLMELVDMVRRIREVTSIPMIVDADTGFGEAINVYRTVSLLERAGADAIQIEDQRMPKKCGHLEGKEVISDKEMVSKIRAAVRARKKAKIIARVDSRAILGLRDSIERAKAYLEAGADIIFPEALQSEEEFREFAKEVHAPLLANMTEFGKTPLITAEEFRNMGYTYVIFPVTIFRVAARAMEDALKVLMKEGTQKNLMDKMMTRKEQYEVINYDYYERLDKELA